One part of the Granulicella arctica genome encodes these proteins:
- a CDS encoding CpaF family protein has product MSYHLILPFFPEELRALLLDPSISDLMVNGTTGVYADRNGIVEHIPLATPYSNDRLQAAIERVARILGQDLTTQNPILNTRLPDGSRVAVVGAPSSINGPTLTIRKFNRWYTSDELIAAGSLPEPVRDKVIGFINERKNGIISGGTSSGKTTLMKALLDHVPQQERLVVIEQPAELKVSHPNAVRWEAVEAIPGQVGITPSQLLAAALRHRPDRIIMGEIRDECGYDLLQAMNTGHGGTLSTIHAKSAWDALNRLSDLALSARANLNHAFIRSETAEAIDFVLYCERDVTGRRRVRELITVTGYTHADQSFQTEDIYRASAA; this is encoded by the coding sequence ATGAGCTACCACCTTATACTGCCGTTCTTTCCCGAGGAGTTGCGGGCGCTCCTGCTTGACCCTTCCATCTCCGACCTCATGGTGAATGGCACCACCGGAGTTTATGCGGACCGGAACGGCATCGTCGAGCATATCCCCCTGGCGACACCGTATTCGAACGACCGGCTGCAGGCTGCCATTGAGCGCGTGGCGCGCATCCTTGGACAGGACCTCACTACCCAGAATCCGATCCTCAATACGCGCTTACCGGATGGCTCGCGTGTGGCGGTCGTGGGTGCCCCGTCTTCGATCAACGGCCCAACCCTGACCATCCGCAAATTCAACCGCTGGTACACCTCCGATGAGCTGATCGCGGCTGGTAGCTTGCCGGAGCCGGTCCGAGATAAGGTAATCGGCTTTATCAACGAACGAAAGAATGGGATCATCAGCGGCGGAACCAGCTCAGGAAAGACGACCTTGATGAAGGCTTTGCTTGACCACGTTCCCCAGCAGGAGCGCCTTGTTGTCATCGAGCAACCGGCAGAGCTGAAGGTGTCGCATCCCAATGCCGTCCGTTGGGAGGCTGTCGAGGCGATTCCCGGTCAGGTTGGCATCACTCCCAGCCAGCTATTGGCCGCCGCTCTGCGTCACCGTCCCGACCGCATCATTATGGGCGAGATACGCGATGAGTGCGGCTATGACCTGCTGCAAGCGATGAATACGGGGCATGGTGGGACGCTCTCCACCATCCATGCGAAGTCCGCTTGGGACGCGCTGAACAGGCTCTCGGACTTGGCCTTGAGTGCGCGGGCCAATCTCAATCACGCATTCATCCGCTCCGAGACAGCGGAAGCAATTGACTTCGTTCTGTACTGCGAGCGCGATGTCACGGGCCGTCGCCGAGTGCGCGAGCTGATTACCGTGACCGGATATACCCATGCAGACCAGAGCTTCCAGACGGAGGACATCTATCGTGCTTCCGCCGCCTGA
- a CDS encoding DNA-primase RepB domain-containing protein, giving the protein MKEVAQDFLTRCFAPGDTIALLLRNESTAKTQQRIVPLERALAPRYRGWLAHENRNGANLYVAANPLLSGSRKRTKDCIASIRHLYIDIDVNGEARLAALRTSELVPEPNVIVSTSAGKYQVLWRVEDFDFYTQEMTLKLLAMAFHGDISCTDCNRVLRIPGFKNCKYDPAQLVTVQYLSDATYQPDDFHLYVLREACMIPPVPQQPIRRDMQTNSEHDWAWVSRELAHGKEALTLTLELASHRSDKPNPTYYAQRTVDMASARLWLREGTSIADVIAMLESRRQPELPTTLCSARAREIAATAQRMIVRDKIA; this is encoded by the coding sequence ATGAAGGAAGTTGCCCAAGACTTTCTCACCCGTTGCTTCGCTCCGGGTGACACCATCGCTCTCTTGCTTCGCAACGAGAGCACCGCAAAGACACAGCAACGGATCGTTCCTTTGGAACGTGCGCTCGCACCTCGTTACCGGGGCTGGCTCGCTCATGAAAACCGTAATGGAGCGAACCTCTATGTGGCTGCAAATCCGCTTCTCTCCGGCAGCCGGAAGCGCACTAAGGATTGCATCGCTTCCATTCGCCATCTCTATATCGACATTGACGTGAACGGAGAGGCCCGGCTGGCTGCGCTCCGGACCTCGGAGCTTGTACCGGAGCCGAACGTCATCGTCTCTACATCGGCGGGGAAATACCAGGTGTTGTGGCGCGTAGAGGATTTCGACTTCTACACGCAAGAGATGACGCTCAAGCTCCTCGCGATGGCATTCCACGGCGACATCTCCTGCACCGACTGCAACCGGGTTCTTCGCATCCCCGGATTCAAGAATTGCAAGTACGATCCCGCGCAGCTCGTCACCGTCCAATACCTTTCGGACGCGACCTACCAGCCGGATGATTTTCATCTGTATGTCTTGCGCGAAGCCTGCATGATCCCGCCTGTCCCGCAGCAGCCGATCCGTCGCGATATGCAGACCAACTCCGAGCATGATTGGGCTTGGGTTTCGCGTGAGCTTGCCCACGGAAAAGAAGCCCTGACGCTCACCCTGGAGCTGGCTTCGCACCGCTCTGATAAGCCCAACCCCACGTACTACGCCCAGCGGACTGTAGACATGGCTTCTGCCCGTCTCTGGTTGCGAGAAGGCACAAGCATCGCCGACGTGATCGCGATGCTTGAAAGCCGCAGACAGCCTGAGCTTCCCACGACACTTTGCTCTGCTCGCGCGCGGGAGATCGCAGCCACC
- a CDS encoding single-stranded DNA-binding protein, protein MYSNKVTLIGFLGNDAEVRTNNDRSLTTLSLATKSSYKKDGKYIEHTEWHRCVVFGKLGEFAATLKKGAHIQVEGELRSRKYDSTKTNTEVTIWEIRVNSILKLDRAQKAAADDDDESTEEEAA, encoded by the coding sequence ATGTACTCAAACAAAGTCACCCTCATCGGATTCCTCGGCAACGACGCAGAGGTTCGCACCAACAACGACCGCAGCCTCACCACTCTCTCGCTGGCAACCAAGAGCTCCTACAAGAAGGACGGCAAGTACATCGAGCACACCGAATGGCACCGTTGCGTGGTCTTCGGCAAGCTCGGAGAGTTCGCCGCCACGCTCAAGAAGGGCGCTCATATCCAGGTCGAGGGCGAGCTGCGCAGCCGCAAGTACGACAGCACGAAGACCAACACCGAAGTGACCATCTGGGAGATCCGGGTGAACTCGATTCTCAAGCTGGATCGGGCTCAGAAAGCGGCAGCGGATGACGATGATGAATCCACCGAGGAAGAGGCCGCATAG
- a CDS encoding type IV secretion system protein: MSIAVLAQALPSASSGMDWLYQFTNNLTNLTTQNGGALTQFGWTELSCISLFTLVNMVINWNTSTMTFRLHHHPVRAGDLTHFLLKLIVCSLLLNYWVNPFPGASFGINHFFSYIAQAMVAAFDQHSLDQLLQLLKNAGDGTSMPSFTAPVQILCYVLVQIMLGLASAILFVINCSAFILYGVTALFGPVFVPLLMTQTFKAKFFHFLDVLISFAMIRAVAAAFIYVWAGFMNGFLQQTFNGNYSMDMWIANLIPCLMVFVAFIINMLFIPSMTQSIFGGAAGLASRASDVAGGLATIAVRAGGA; the protein is encoded by the coding sequence ATGAGCATCGCCGTTCTCGCACAAGCACTGCCGTCCGCATCGTCGGGCATGGACTGGCTCTACCAGTTCACCAACAACCTGACCAACCTCACCACGCAGAACGGCGGCGCGTTGACCCAGTTCGGTTGGACGGAGCTGAGCTGCATCTCTCTCTTCACCCTTGTGAACATGGTCATCAACTGGAACACCAGCACGATGACGTTCCGGCTGCATCACCATCCCGTGCGTGCGGGCGACCTTACCCACTTCCTGCTCAAGCTCATCGTGTGCAGCTTGCTGCTGAACTATTGGGTCAATCCGTTTCCCGGTGCCAGCTTCGGCATCAATCACTTCTTTTCATACATCGCACAGGCGATGGTCGCGGCGTTCGATCAACATTCGCTCGACCAGTTGCTCCAGCTTCTCAAGAACGCCGGCGATGGAACGTCCATGCCGTCTTTCACCGCACCCGTTCAGATCCTCTGCTATGTACTCGTCCAGATCATGCTTGGCTTGGCATCAGCCATCTTGTTCGTCATCAATTGCAGCGCCTTCATCCTCTACGGAGTGACGGCGCTCTTTGGTCCTGTCTTTGTGCCGTTGCTCATGACACAGACCTTCAAAGCAAAGTTCTTCCACTTCCTTGATGTGCTCATCAGCTTCGCTATGATTCGCGCTGTCGCGGCCGCCTTCATCTATGTGTGGGCCGGATTCATGAATGGATTCCTTCAGCAGACCTTCAACGGCAACTATTCGATGGATATGTGGATTGCGAATTTGATCCCTTGCTTAATGGTCTTCGTCGCTTTCATCATTAATATGCTGTTCATTCCGAGCATGACTCAGTCCATCTTTGGTGGCGCGGCAGGACTGGCATCGAGGGCTTCAGACGTTGCCGGAGGACTCGCCACAATCGCAGTTCGAGCAGGAGGCGCATAA
- a CDS encoding VirB8/TrbF family protein, whose product MSTHTAPVESALTPEQALLTDHIGNEVYASHYAERKAYRLAIGCGTVVLLGSMWLNFSLAHRPIANRYIRIDEMGRAQAIQYSDLNYSPREGEVRTYLTDWANYRYTIGRDTIAKKYPLNYYFLSQTLASQLMTADNANHLVSQVVAGQIETSDVQVKNVTITSMSDETVQGVRIARGTALVAIDRFYSAQNSREPRTEHWMLSITYYLNPKQVSDQARIFPQFETINPLGLTITEFHENRLSVDPIAPGTTTALPALPAMPAAGATR is encoded by the coding sequence ATGTCCACACACACAGCACCCGTTGAAAGCGCGCTGACGCCGGAGCAAGCCCTGCTCACCGACCACATCGGAAATGAGGTCTATGCCTCCCATTATGCCGAGCGCAAAGCCTACCGTCTCGCCATCGGTTGCGGGACGGTTGTGCTACTCGGTTCGATGTGGCTCAACTTCTCTCTGGCACATCGTCCCATTGCGAATCGCTACATCCGGATCGATGAGATGGGCCGCGCCCAGGCGATCCAATACAGCGATCTGAACTACAGCCCGCGTGAGGGAGAGGTGCGGACGTACCTCACCGATTGGGCCAACTATCGCTACACGATTGGCCGGGACACCATCGCCAAGAAATACCCTCTCAACTACTACTTTCTGTCGCAGACGCTTGCCTCGCAGTTGATGACCGCGGACAACGCCAATCATCTTGTCTCGCAAGTGGTGGCGGGGCAGATCGAGACGAGCGACGTGCAAGTGAAGAACGTCACGATCACGTCGATGTCGGACGAGACCGTTCAGGGCGTACGGATCGCCCGTGGGACAGCCCTTGTTGCGATTGATAGGTTCTATTCCGCCCAGAACTCCCGCGAGCCTCGCACGGAGCATTGGATGCTCAGTATTACCTACTATCTGAATCCGAAACAGGTCAGCGACCAGGCCCGCATCTTTCCGCAGTTCGAGACGATCAATCCGCTTGGATTGACCATCACGGAGTTCCACGAGAACAGGCTTTCGGTCGACCCGATAGCGCCAGGAACCACTACAGCGTTGCCGGCCCTCCCGGCAATGCCTGCTGCAGGAGCGACACGATGA